The following DNA comes from Metopolophium dirhodum isolate CAU chromosome 8, ASM1992520v1, whole genome shotgun sequence.
ttatcatttatacacaatactctataaaaatactttacgaAATACATAGTTCATCTTTAAAACagtatttatgcaattttaactgtttctgaattctaatatatatatacctaatatactggTCAGTGGTCACTATATAAAGTTACCGCTTACCTCACACAATTGctgttcatttaaaataataattattgtttgatatttttaatgaatcgtTGCATTTcatgttattaatttcaatgacaaaaattaaataatccttatattttcgaaatttgataacttttaaaaagcaaaaatatgacCTAATCGATAGGTATATTGTGGGAAGTCTGAGGGCGttttctataaaatagtattaggtttttcaaatgacatcccacaagactatattatatttctgtatcACTAGAATATGATCtacctttttatatttcaaacaatggtacgattttaattgtaatataatattgtgactaTTATATAATCCCACCTACAAGTGATCTTTCTACATTTTATACGCAACAAACTCATGCGaaactaatattaaagctaattaaatatgcatttgtGTTTTATTCTTAGTTGGACCACATGTACTACTGGGCTCGTTCTGAACTGATTAACTCCCCATCGTCGTCTCCGGGACGTATTGGACAACCGACATGGTTAACTGACAAAagtttaggtattattaatttatgttgtacATATATGCAAATGTattgtatctataaaatatttatttattttgtataatgattTGTTAAAGGTGGTATTGAAAACGGTAAAGATGGACCAACGTCTCAAGCGTATTCGAATTCAGAAGAACTACaagaaatacaaaacaaaacggTTTCAAAAcaggtattaatatatcatataccttCATAGGTACACATCCGTATTTATTgtacttactttttttaatgttccGTTTTCGAAACATATCCTCAgtaactatttactatatataatgtaatttataaacgaTAACTTTCGccattattaaagtaaaattatttgtataaatattttagtcacCGTTTAAAAACGGCATAGGAGCAACACACAAGGAAAACATGCCAGATTTGGAAAATATATCTGATTATCCTCAAACTAAAAGTCCTAAACCAACTAGTTTGCCAATAAGACGCAAGAAGTCATTATCTTCGTTAACTGATAAATTTTCGACTCTATCAATAGACCAGTCAAATATTCctgttaaacaaataaatggAAATACACCTGAtgaaacgttcataaaaaaagTGAATGGTATCCAATCACCGACCAAAAGGACATCAATTTCATCAACGCCTAAACTAAATTCCAAAGATACTCCATCTTCACTACCTAGTTCTAATAGTGGCGATTCCACAGTGTTTTATACTCCAGTCGGCGTGAACGATCCAACGTACAACGGTTTGTCCCCAATAACAACACCAAAAAGTTCCTCTCTTAATAAGATCGTTTTTGGTGGCTTAACACCACTTTTTGATCCAAGTGATAATAGTACGATTGATAGTAGTACGATTATTCAAAGTGCTGATTCCCTATTAAGTTCACCCGAAGTCGCCATAGAAGCTATTAAATGTGATTTTTCGGAGaattcattgatttttaaaaaagaaactgAGGCAATACCGGAGAAACAAATACCGCCAGATTCCACTTTATCATCACCCATCGTTAACGACTGTCAACTTGCTTCAATAACAGATTCTTCATCTCTTTCAGAAAGTACTGTTCTCCCTGTAACATTCCATCCTATTCCAGAAATCAGTATTTCGCTTCCTATTCCTTCTCCGCCACAACTCACTGGAAGTATAATTCctcctccaccaccaccaccaccacctcctcctcctcctcttcCTCAAACAGAATTTACTGGAAATATAATCCCACCTCCACCTCCTCTACCACAACTTTCTGCAATTATTATACCACCACCACCTCCATTACCACAATCCCCTAGAAGTACTtttccaccgccgccgccaccaccacctcTTCATCAAATTTCTGCAAATTATACATCTCCTCAGCATCCACCTATACTATATAACACGCCAAATAGTattccaccaccaccaccaccacaattattaaacaaatcagTTTCTGGATTCAATGGTCCtccgccaccaccgccaccgaTGACTGGTCCAACGCCATTTCCTGCGCCACCTATTGGTGGTTGGAACGCTCAACGTGATCGTGAGTATTTCACTGAATATAATTCAttgataaaataactataagttaaattttcatattaaaatagtattacgTAAAAAGCCAATAACTCCACCGGTACCTATGAGGCCTTTATATTGGACAAGAGTTATTTTGAAAGATCCTATTATAGAAACATACACACCAACTACTCCGGATTCACCAGATtggtaaatatgaaaatatagacagtataaaatgttcaaaaaactgAATGTGAATTTGTATAATGTCTAGTTTAAAACCACTGTGGAGTGATTTAGAAGAAGCCCCAATACCGAATATAAACGAATTTTCGCAGCTTTTCTCACGACAAGCAGTAGAACcaaaattagcaaaaaaaaaggttcaactaaaaaaaaagatagaGGTGAGTTGTATATTGAGTGGGtggttcataaatatataaaaaaaaaatattattctctcttAACATTTCCACAATTGTATAGGAATTTAAACAGTTGTTGGACACTAAGAGATCGCGAAACGTAGGCATATTAGCCCAAAGTTTACATTTGGATTTTTCTGAAATCgaaaatggtaaataataattatataataaattaataacatatacattgatttaaacattactcatatttgtttttcagCTCTTTATAATTTCGATACGTCTGTAGTAAGCGTTGAAGTTCTTCAACAAATTTATGAAGTGGTAAGTATCAAGtatgtaatcactaatcagtaatgAATACGTACCATTATTGGCATTTTTcgagtttaatatattttgagtacCTGTTTTGTTGTTAAACAGTCAGCGACAGAAGAAGAATTGGGATTGATTAAAGGTCATGTGGCATCTCGTCCAGATCAGCCACTCGACAAACCAGAACAGTTCCTGTTAGAGCTTAGTGAAATACCACATTTTGGTGAGCGCGTTGCGTGTTTAATATTCCAATCTGATTTCAATGACGCCTTAAACAACATAGCAAGCAAATTGAATAACATGAAAGTAACCTCTGGGGTAAATTTTATACaagataaaactattttacatACCTGTTATAGATTATTAGGGCTCATATGTTCATGCCCTAAAAAATTCCTAAATAAGCATGCACTTGTGCACTAAAAACtggcaaaatatgcattttattatgCCTTAAAAAGTTCagaaatatgcatttatatgctcTAAAAATCTGAAACTATGTACTAAAATGAcatgaattaataaaagaagaaatcatatgcaatttttgaaattgcAAGAAATATCCATtcgtatttttaagttttacttatttttaatcattttacgTTACGATGATTcccatacattttatagaatgaacaattaatataaattaggtactgcatttttcatcaaattttggttttcatagtattttagtaaaaaaaattattgttaggtaatataataatatatcattataggaatttaaaatttatgaataaaaagaaaaacgcaTAAATATGCCACAAATGGACAAAAATACCTCTAAATGTGCAAATAAAACTTCCCATACTTAACCATGATACCTTGAAATGGTTTTCTATATCATCTAGCATTAAATACAACTCAGCGAGATTGATGTGCAAATGCATGAACTTATGAGCCCTGTAGatgatatacaaaatattttgatatattcttgtcatttgtattattacataGTTCCTAATGACTTCcgagaatttaaaaaaagttttggcCATCATATTAGCATTGGGGAATTACATGAATGGAGGTAATCGACAACGTGGTCAAGCAGACGGATTCGGTTTGGAAATCTTACCTAAACTTCGAGATGTTAAAAGCAAAGgtgaagaaaatatatttacgttTTGTTGTATGGTACATTTTGAGTGTACCTCATCATTGAGTAGTTgcagtggtgtattggtaaatatatttatgggtatacgcacgacgcaccaataaaatatgtatgtaacctAAACGATCAAATTAtatcatcgtatatattatataacgttattgcagttcaattagtacatagtttttaactttattttattaatttttgtatacctaatgtaacaataaaaaataaaacaaaatcaactcgaatgtcaaaaaaattaaaataataataacattattattttaggtacaatctatagaattttccacaaagattttttgaattcaatattgggtttactaaattgaacttagtcttaaaatacattaaagtattaaacacaacgcatattgttatataacttatattcaatacctatttcaattgataaataattcattaatacatacatttattaatacgaataacgtttttttcctatatgaactattaaataaattttaaatcttatttggTTTTCTGGTTATTTTGGAAGCGTATACccgtaaaataagattttacatTGGGTATACGCCGAAAATCGAAAATCTTCTGATGTATACCCGGCGTATACCCGCGTACCcgtaccaatacaccactgTATTTAACTGTAATAGAttcgttaaatttgaatatttgaatgtgcacataatcaacaaaatattatttagataaatttatgatttttattttaaacgattCAACTTATAGTATTGaactattgattattttatagataactCAATGACTctgttacattttattgtacgaACATACATTAATGAATGTAAAGAACCAATGAAAGAAACATTACCTGTGCCAGAACCCAGTGATGTAGATCGAGCAGCACACGTAACTTTTGATGACTTACAACAAGGtcttaaagaattaaaaattaaactggctggtgagaattataatatatttattcatttagttgttcatttaatgttaattttctttttgtagGTTGCAAGAAAAAAGCTGACaaagtaatattatcatcagcTTATGATAGCTTGGAACcattcaaaacaaaaatggaaTCATTTATTTCTATGGGTAAATTCtaacttattatattagaatttttattgtatagctTGGAATATTTTTcgaacataaattaataattatatttaattaatagtaatattaaattaaataatgatgtaAATTCAAGAAAGATTcatgtaatatacatatttaaataggtatccaGAAAAATCCAAGTTATACAAtaaaccaaattttaaattacaaaggtattaatataaattgtttatttttaacagcGCTCAGACAACTAGAAAATGAACATGAGAATTTGGAAGAAAGTAAAAAACTGTAAGGATTTCAGTTTTACAAATTCctttattattgtatcataatattacaatgcatTGCTTAAAATCTACGGttcaacataataaaacagtttTGTTTTTTCTAGGTTTATTAAGCTAATGCGATTTTATCAGTTTCAACCAAAAATCAGTAAAAGTCTCCTAGATGTGGCACCAAAAGATTTTTTCCCATTGTGGTTACCATTCTGTACAGACTTCAAAGATTTTTGGAATATGGAACAACAACGAATCGTAAAAGAAAAGTAATAGTAATCATTTTTAGTCAACCATTTTTTACTTAATgcaaatttttgtataatatatttcattatgtaCACAATTACAGGCTCTTAGAAAGTAAAAGAAGAACGAAAGAAAGACAACAACTAGTTAGGACAAACAAAAAATCACTAGAAGGACTGGTAATAAACATTGTTTAGTTTGTATTACTTTCCTAAATTGATAACAACtctaagaaatataatatatttttactaatatatttgttcttatttttttagaaaaatcaaattcaatcaaaatttaaatgattttctaAATGTCAATttcaaaaacgaaaaacaattttttaatcaaattcaagACTGAATGAACATATGTTGTTAATTATCTACTACTCTTCATAGTTCAATGCATGTTAAGatgaaaatattgtgaaaatatgtaCGCACGATCGCTTGAAAGCATGcgctatgtttttttttccacatgtctaaaaatgttaattataagtCTATTGTTATAAGTTGAGAGTATAAATTTTATTCATACTAACCACTAAAAGATTATAttcacatatatattttaattttaatctttaaaaacattatttttttaactgttggATTTATTGTAAAGACTGACTAGAAATGTTAAGTAAAATCTATATACTAGACATTAGTtggatatataaaatatattaattattatattatgtttttgtacatTTCATTATACTCTatgtcactattataatatcatgtataattgtataaatatatattataaccagtgGCCAGGACTTTACGACTGGGTGGGCCAGCTGGGGCAACTGATATGTAAGGAGGGCTAACGGAAAAAGTGGTAATTATTACTAATGATGCGAAACAATTTTAAACCCCAATAGGTAATCTCTTGTCCTGTAGGACCAATACAGCACCTACCTAAGATTAAAAGTGAGATATTTGCACTTTACTCATTGCTAAAATTTGTATTCAGGGAATAAATCctcaattcatataatatttttgtcatggTACGTACTGAATAATACATTACTTCATTCATAccaaagatttaaaaaatggaCATCACTTTAGACCCCACtcagtaaaattaaattctgaCTACAACCATCAACCCTCTATTTCATTGAAGATATAACTTTTCGTGTTTCCATTATGCATGAACATTTTCTGCTTGTAAATATACCAAGATAATGacgaatatttgatattatataggttttgatatacatttttataacatttaagggatttttactttttagaggCCATTGTGCAATTGGGGCCCGTACTCGATTATAACCATAGAATATTCTATGTTATAACTAACatgatttgaataaaacatctatgtaatattacttatttttctaaaaacccTGTCTTATCAAACCAGAAAAATAGGCAGAGGTTGCCACAAATGCACAGTCTTTTgtgatcataaatcataaagcATTTTACAATagaaatattgtgtaaatagactttattaatttattcaatactattatttttaatgaaaagctAAAACAGTACCTACTTACTCCAGGGGCGGATCTAAAGATTGTTTAAGCGGGTGGCCAGTAGGAATATTTTTGAGTGATATATAAAGTACAacgaaaattttatttttatattaaataataattaacttatatgAGTTCATATCAGAATCCAAGTTCAGTTTAAGTACTCTGAACAAACATTGTTTAACAATAATCTCAGTTACAGTTTATAAATCTGACTTTTCTGAGTAGgtacacaaaaacaaattatttaaataattaaatccatAAGTACAAACCTTTAAATTTGGCATAAATGCAGTTCAGCTCCCAAGCgctttttcgatttttttcttcaaaatacgTGTTTTGCATTCGTATTTCTTAATTTGATGgtactttcaaataaaaacccTCAAACTTAATTTGTAAGTTATggctaaagatttttttttaattagttaatttgaCGATATAGACAATGCAGTGAGGACCACACCGGTCACTTCCTAGTTCCGATTTTtgattaagaggatgtcagcactCGGCGcgctatttgttttctctctctagcccacgcacaacatagacaaaacgctttttatgtttttaagtaatctttgGGTAAccaatagagaataatatttttgagggaatgacatatcaatttgtctaaatattgtctcaaaacaatttaaacatagtttaaatttacaaaatgtttttgtttattttgaaagttgaatacaaagtcaaataacaataaaagataaaatcgatgtcattccctcaaaaaaattattctctatctttttttgtaatgggtgattttactctaagattacataaaaacataaaaaaaatgattctgcgttaatgcgttttgtatATGTTGCACATGGgccagagagaaaacaaatagtgcgctgacatcctcttaagaggatgctacccagTACCCATGCATTtcttgtcttcgtcttacacacgtacgacatggcaaattttcgttcacttgatttttagataataacattatctgtgccaAGAGTTGGCTTAATTGgctttattcgatattttaattttcaagcgagatgagtatttttaatttttgatatttcacatatccatcttgcttgaaaatgaaaatgtcgaaaaatcggcaacgcttaagcacagattatgttcttacctaaaagttttataataggtcaattcactctagtatcaaaattaacagcacactattgaaaccaGTGAAAACAATTTGGTATGTGGTGTGAgtttaagacggagacaacaaatgtatgggtagcgtcctcACATTTAAGTCTTTATTTTACGGGAACGGACACCAGGAGCGCTAAGGTCgtttctttaaataattctgTGTAGCGGTAAGGTACGCATCATAACTTTGGAACGAATGTAGTTTACTTCTCAAGctatttttttggaatattttattttggaaatgTTAGTATTATTATGGTCAATGTGTTGGCGAAATCAGAATTTCTACACCGTATTAACTACATTGTGAAATTCaccaattaaaacaatttttccaaaaaaaatccCAAGGAGGTAAATCCCACGACGCCTCGCTCCCCCTTATTAATCCACCCATGACTTACTTATCTATTTGATATAGATGTGCAATTTTAGTAATACTTTGAAGTTCAAAATTCAGACTGAAATTACAAGACGTGTGCAACACtcaaataacattaaacaatgatcgtatttaattttataacaaattatagctGGTATAGGCAAAATGCTATAAAAGTGAAGTTATAGTTTTTGAAAAGCTCCCACCACCAAAATGTACTGTgtgataataaacattaaacaataaaatgaatCAGTTCCTGATGAACAGGataaaaatttaagaataaagCTTTCAAGGTACTCAAATACCATCATCTTCAAATGTCAAATATCTCGGAATTACCATTGATAAAAGATTAACCTGGGGGCCACACcttaaacaaaaaagaaaaacactCAACAGCCGCCTTCACCTACTTCGTCCGATCTTAAAGTCAAAACTACCAGTGCACaccaaacttaaaatgtataaatctcTCTTACGTCCAATATGGACATATGCAATCCAAATTTGGGGCTGTGCTAAGCCGTCCCAAATTCGCGTGATACAAGCATTCCAGTCCATTACCCTTCGTATGATAACGTCTGCTCCTTGGTTTGTTTCCAACTCTTCACTACACTCTGACCTAAAAATTGATTCAGTTGACCAATTAGCCACCAAACATTACAGATCCTTCTACTTCAAACTACCTTCCCATGCTAACCCATTAATATCACAAATCTCATCTACCCAACCCGTAAACCCCATCCATAGgctcaaaagaaaatatttcagAGATTtgttaatctaaaataaactcACGTTGGGTTCCGGCACTGGTTGGCCTCCCTCTTCAAATTattcaagttaaatattatacataaattatctaatttacCTATTGTGATGTAAACacagattgtaaatatcattattttaataaaaaaaaaaaaaaaagaataaagcTATTACAGTTTCCATATTCCGTGTCTACAATTTTCTTGTGAAacaccaaattaaataatattttttaggtaaaTTTATTTCACTAGCCTAAcctaccatatatatataatatgtaatatcataaaatggtccaatgatttatcatttagtgtttaatttacatgtatttagatttattaaataataaatctttttcACATCCATGTATACctgaatacatattatgtatagaagcaaaatgtaaaaaataatatgatatattatcataaaataaccatcacatattaactaaaaataaataaataataattttacaaattctCATTAGgagtagaattattaaaaaatgtaatactgttAAGTATTAAGACATATTTGTCTTTAAGATGAATTTCATGACTTAAAAATATctgttttgaacaaaatataaatgtatttaaatacatattatctttttttttaattttaagagtaattatatcatacttactttactaatattattacgctTAACAAAATTCAAGAAGTTGcagtattatctataataattgggttcagtattcactattcatatttttaaatgattaacttcatagttcataatttttatttgagtcGAGGCAATTGTGTAATCTATAGCATATTtttggtattaatataaatcaacactaagtttacaatacatttaaaacatcatataaaagttgaaaaatattttaaacagtattaaaataaccctaataatataatttaagacatGTAAGTCACATATttcatatattgtaatttaattatcatcattacctaactgtatattatattattggaaagacacttcaaaaatataatataattttataaaaaaaaagcaattaaaGTAGTGTAAGATGAACAAACATGAccattatttctaaatttaacgAATGGCAATTAATCCAGACTCTATCAATTTTTGGATTTTACTAGCAATATCTGGATTTTTCAaatgactaaaaaataaaaaaataaaatattaatttaagtacaaaatacgtacgtattatttactattaattcaCTTACTCGCTTAAAGCTTTAGGGTCATTTTGCATTTGTTCAAGTATAAGGCGCATTGCAGGGTCTCTAATAATATCTTGAACTTCGGGATCAGACATCGCACGCTTGCGCATTTCTTCAGGATCTGAATTTGCAGCTATAGAACATGACCGGTAACCTTCCAAGgcttcctacaataatatttgtaaataatattataaacatgaatTGATCAAATCAAATCCATTAACTTACAGTGTTAGATGAATCTATTTCCAACGCTTTTTGATATGCTGTTAATGCTTTAGAAGATTGTTGCATACCTTGTAAAATTTTACCTTTTCTTATCCATCcttttactataataaagtataaaaataaaatgcaatcataattataaaatttaatatttttattatttataataaaatatgcttacAGAATTTTGGATCCAATTCCACACATTTTTCACAGTCTTTTAACCCAAGATCAAAAGCAGCTAATTTTGTATAGCAAGCAGCtcgattactataatatttaggttCATCGGGGTTACGCATAATTGCTTCACTATAAAATTTAACCGCGTCAGCAAATtgaccttaaaaaaaaatgaattatgtctaccgtttttttttaccacagatcataatatgaaaataaaactattgaagtattatatattatattcaatgttaCATTGTTAcctgtacaaatattttacactattatttaagtaataagGGAGTTAGAAGGGTACCctttttaaagaatattctataagcaattattataattataatagctaATGAATAATGGCCctgggcttaagttcaataaaaaaaaaaaattagaataatcagatttttatattctatttttatatttgagatCAATggttttatactaggt
Coding sequences within:
- the LOC132950071 gene encoding protein cappuccino-like isoform X2, which encodes MGNLQSSTPSSRGGTKSRNKRPPTTGTRDWLLGGATRVLRKPVAPAPAAAEAEAAAATADHVTVTSRDLRRQRTPPARDDDTDHHADEQQQQHRQEHHCSNRRRRRHRDDRDDESARSSSEEEDSSVFADTLTSPQSVYSDARDEPDDIMVVNGGETFGGSTGRTAAAAAHQAFTIVKHRKVELSPAKLQSAIANGQAVDPAVRRSNTSQLSDGPKDGSVLRRVAKVTLDQATKDQKPVRPKHVPEKLDFRNREKFEGQVLVNWLVSSFSTEERRRDARLLLPQICTDLVTAGVIKQIRDKDATIAGDLFRLDHMYYWARSELINSPSSSPGRIGQPTWLTDKSLGGIENGKDGPTSQAYSNSEELQEIQNKTVSKQSPFKNGIGATHKENMPDLENISDYPQTKSPKPTSLPIRRKKSLSSLTDKFSTLSIDQSNIPVKQINGNTPDETFIKKVNGIQSPTKRTSISSTPKLNSKDTPSSLPSSNSGDSTVFYTPVGVNDPTYNGLSPITTPKSSSLNKIVFGGLTPLFDPSDNSTIDSSTIIQSADSLLSSPEVAIEAIKCDFSENSLIFKKETEAIPEKQIPPDSTLSSPIVNDCQLASITDSSSLSESTVLPVTFHPIPEISISLPIPSPPQLTGSIIPPPPPPPPPPPPPLPQTEFTGNIIPPPPPLPQLSAIIIPPPPPLPQSPRSTFPPPPPPPPLHQISANYTSPQHPPILYNTPNSIPPPPPPQLLNKSVSGFNGPPPPPPPMTGPTPFPAPPIGGWNAQRDLLRKKPITPPVPMRPLYWTRVILKDPIIETYTPTTPDSPDCLKPLWSDLEEAPIPNINEFSQLFSRQAVEPKLAKKKVQLKKKIEEFKQLLDTKRSRNVGILAQSLHLDFSEIENALYNFDTSVVSVEVLQQIYEVSATEEELGLIKGHVASRPDQPLDKPEQFLLELSEIPHFGERVACLIFQSDFNDALNNIASKLNNMKVTSGFLMTSENLKKVLAIILALGNYMNGGNRQRGQADGFGLEILPKLRDVKSKDNSMTLLHFIVRTYINECKEPMKETLPVPEPSDVDRAAHVTFDDLQQGLKELKIKLAGCKKKADKVILSSAYDSLEPFKTKMESFISMALRQLENEHENLEESKKLFIKLMRFYQFQPKISKSLLDVAPKDFFPLWLPFCTDFKDFWNMEQQRIVKEKLLESKRRTKERQQLVRTNKKSLEGLVINIV
- the LOC132950071 gene encoding protein cappuccino-like isoform X1 is translated as MGNLQSSTPSSRGGTKSRNKRPPTTGTRDWLLGGATRVLRKPVAPAPAAAEAEAAAATADHVTVTSRDLRRQRTPPARDDDTDHHADEQQQQHRQEHHCSNRRRRRHRDDRDDESARSSSEEEDSSVFADTLTSPQSVYSDARDEPDDIMVVNGGETFGGSTGRTAAAAAHQAFTIVKHRKVELSPAKLQSAIANGQAVDPAVRRSNTSQLSDGPKDGSVLRRVAKVTLDQATKDQKPVRPKHVPEKLDFRNREKFEGQVLVNWLVSSFSTEERRRDARLLLPQICTDLVTAGVIKQIRDKDATIAGDLFRLDHMYYWARSELINSPSSSPGRIGQPTWLTDKSLGGIENGKDGPTSQAYSNSEELQEIQNKTVSKQSPFKNGIGATHKENMPDLENISDYPQTKSPKPTSLPIRRKKSLSSLTDKFSTLSIDQSNIPVKQINGNTPDETFIKKVNGIQSPTKRTSISSTPKLNSKDTPSSLPSSNSGDSTVFYTPVGVNDPTYNGLSPITTPKSSSLNKIVFGGLTPLFDPSDNSTIDSSTIIQSADSLLSSPEVAIEAIKCDFSENSLIFKKETEAIPEKQIPPDSTLSSPIVNDCQLASITDSSSLSESTVLPVTFHPIPEISISLPIPSPPQLTGSIIPPPPPPPPPPPPPLPQTEFTGNIIPPPPPLPQLSAIIIPPPPPLPQSPRSTFPPPPPPPPLHQISANYTSPQHPPILYNTPNSIPPPPPPQLLNKSVSGFNGPPPPPPPMTGPTPFPAPPIGGWNAQRDLLRKKPITPPVPMRPLYWTRVILKDPIIETYTPTTPDSPDCLKPLWSDLEEAPIPNINEFSQLFSRQAVEPKLAKKKVQLKKKIEEFKQLLDTKRSRNVGILAQSLHLDFSEIENALYNFDTSVVSVEVLQQIYEVSATEEELGLIKGHVASRPDQPLDKPEQFLLELSEIPHFGERVACLIFQSDFNDALNNIASKLNNMKVTSGFLMTSENLKKVLAIILALGNYMNGGNRQRGQADGFGLEILPKLRDVKSKDNSMTLLHFIVRTYINECKEPMKETLPVPEPSDVDRAAHVTFDDLQQGLKELKIKLAGCKKKADKVILSSAYDSLEPFKTKMESFISMALRQLENEHENLEESKKLFIKLMRFYQFQPKISKSLLDVAPKDFFPLWLPFCTDFKDFWNMEQQRIVKEKLLESKRRTKERQQLVRTNKKSLEGLKNQIQSKFK